The sequence CTCTAAACAAGGTATGTGTACAATGGTACAGTCTTTAAGGAATTTGTTATATGATGGGATGATTTCAGAGCCTATATTTAATGAATATTATCAAAGTGAGTAGGTGAGAGGTTGTTATTTCAATATGTTGCCAAAAACATAACGGGGGAACTGATAAAAGGGCAGTTAGACGCAGAGGATTCAAAAAGGGCCCTACATTTACTCCGTGAAAAAAACCTTTTTGTTTTACAACTGAAAAGAGCGCAGCTCCAGACAACAATTAAACTTTTTCAACGTAAGGTTGGAGTAAAGGATTTAGCTTTGTTTTGTAGCCAAACCTCAACAATGCTAAAAGCAGGAGTGTCAATAACCAGATCACTTCAGACAGTGGCAGATCAAACTGAAAATAAACTTCTTAAAGATGCTGTAACAGATGTAATAAGAGAGCTAGAAAATGGAAATACCCTGACAGATAGTGTGAAAAAAAGGGAAGATGTTTTTCCACAGATATTTGTTTCCCTAGTTGAAGCTGGTGAAGCAGGAGGAGTACTAGACACAGTGCTGGAGAGGCTTTCCTTGTACTTTGAAAGTGAGAGGGAAATTAAAGAGAAAGTAAAATCCGCAATGACATACCCAATGTTTATCGGAGGGTTTGCCTTAGTTGCTTTAGTGTTTATGCTTGCATTTATTGTTCCAAACTTTGTTAGTATGTTTGACCAGATGGGAGCAGGTGATGAACTACCTTTGATAACGAAGATTTTAATTTCTTCTTCGGAGTTTCTCCAAAGGAATATAATTTCTTTAATCTTACTTATATGTGCCACTATTTTTGGAATGAGATTACTATTACAAAAACCAAATATACGTATTTGGTGGGATTATAGAAAGACAAGGATGCCTGTTTTTGGCAAGCTTATAAAAAAAATCGCAGTATCAAGGTTTTGTCGAACAATGTCCTTAATGACAGCCAGTAGTGTGGGTATCGTAACTTCCCTACAGTTGGTATCAAAGGCAGTTGATAATAACAGTTTTGGTGAAGAGATCCTAGACGTACTAGTGGGTATTCAAGAAGGTGGTACCCTTGTTCAAGAATTCAAGAAAAGCAGGTATTTAGATAACCTCACCTTACAGATGCTTTCAGTTGGTGAAGAGACCGGTAATCTGGAAACTATGCTAGAAAAAATAGGCGTATACCATGAACAGGACGTAAAGTACTCCACTGAAAGACTTGCATCACTTATTGAGCCATTGATGATAGTGGTTGTAGCTATATTTATTGGCCTTATACTAGCAGCAGTATTGTTACCAATGTTTGATATGATGCAACACATTTAATTGTAGGGGAGAGGGGAGAAAATGTTTAATTCTAATTTTGTCGCTATAGATATTGGAAGTGGATATATCAAGCTGTTTTACCAAGATAAAGTGTATGAAATACAAACACCTGAAGATTCAATTTCAAGTGGTGTTATATCAGATGTGGGGAAAATAGCCGAAGCTATTAAAGCTCTAGTTTTAGATAAAAAACTTCAAAACAAAAGTGCTGTACTAGTTTACAATGGACCTAGTGTTTTTACTAAGGTAGTGAAAATCCCCATGATGAGCGAAACAGAAATACAAAATTATCTTGAACTAGAGGCTGATAATATAGTTCCTTTTCCTGCTAAAGAAGGG comes from Alkalicella caledoniensis and encodes:
- a CDS encoding type II secretion system F family protein, which produces MLFQYVAKNITGELIKGQLDAEDSKRALHLLREKNLFVLQLKRAQLQTTIKLFQRKVGVKDLALFCSQTSTMLKAGVSITRSLQTVADQTENKLLKDAVTDVIRELENGNTLTDSVKKREDVFPQIFVSLVEAGEAGGVLDTVLERLSLYFESEREIKEKVKSAMTYPMFIGGFALVALVFMLAFIVPNFVSMFDQMGAGDELPLITKILISSSEFLQRNIISLILLICATIFGMRLLLQKPNIRIWWDYRKTRMPVFGKLIKKIAVSRFCRTMSLMTASSVGIVTSLQLVSKAVDNNSFGEEILDVLVGIQEGGTLVQEFKKSRYLDNLTLQMLSVGEETGNLETMLEKIGVYHEQDVKYSTERLASLIEPLMIVVVAIFIGLILAAVLLPMFDMMQHI